One window of the Leptotrichia hongkongensis genome contains the following:
- the carA gene encoding glutamine-hydrolyzing carbamoyl-phosphate synthase small subunit, whose protein sequence is MYALDKQLVLEDGSVYKGYGFGADVEMAGEVVFNTAMTGYQETISDPSYNGQIITFTYPLIGNYGINRDDYETINPSIKGIVTREICRKPSNFRNEFTLDEVLKDLNIPGISGIDTRSLTKKIREHGTIKGIIVSADKDPQEIAKNLKINSLPTNQIEQVSTKKAFLSSGRGMRVVLLDLGMKSGIMRELNSRDCDIVVMPHNATSKEILRQKPDGIMLSNGPGDPIDVPETIATIRELIDKVPIFGICMGHQLISLACGAKTYKLLFGHRGANQPVLNLQTGKVDITAQNHGYAVDIDSLKDTDLELTHIAVNDRTCEGVRHKKYPVFSVQYHPEASPGPHDPNYLFDMFIENMRKNRK, encoded by the coding sequence ATGTACGCATTGGATAAACAGCTTGTTTTGGAAGATGGTAGTGTGTATAAGGGGTATGGATTTGGAGCAGATGTGGAAATGGCTGGGGAAGTTGTTTTTAATACTGCGATGACTGGGTACCAGGAAACTATTTCAGATCCATCGTATAATGGGCAGATTATTACATTTACTTATCCGTTAATTGGAAATTATGGGATAAATAGGGATGATTATGAAACTATTAATCCAAGTATCAAGGGAATTGTAACTCGTGAAATATGTAGAAAACCTTCTAATTTTAGAAATGAATTTACATTGGATGAAGTTTTGAAGGATTTGAATATTCCAGGAATTTCTGGAATTGATACACGTAGTCTGACAAAGAAAATAAGAGAGCATGGAACGATTAAGGGAATTATCGTTAGTGCAGACAAAGATCCGCAAGAAATTGCAAAAAATTTAAAAATCAATTCGTTGCCAACCAATCAAATCGAACAGGTATCGACAAAAAAAGCATTTCTTTCATCTGGAAGAGGGATGAGAGTTGTTCTTCTTGACTTAGGAATGAAATCAGGAATTATGAGGGAACTTAACTCAAGAGACTGTGATATTGTCGTAATGCCACATAATGCAACTTCTAAAGAAATTTTAAGACAAAAACCAGACGGAATAATGTTAAGCAATGGACCGGGAGATCCGATAGATGTTCCAGAAACAATTGCTACAATTAGGGAATTAATAGACAAAGTGCCAATTTTTGGAATTTGTATGGGACATCAGCTAATTTCACTTGCCTGTGGAGCAAAGACATATAAATTGCTATTCGGACATCGTGGAGCAAATCAGCCAGTGTTAAACCTACAAACTGGAAAAGTTGATATTACAGCACAAAATCATGGATATGCTGTGGATATTGACTCGTTGAAGGATACAGACCTGGAACTGACACATATCGCAGTAAATGACAGAACCTGCGAAGGTGTAAGACATAAAAAATATCCAGTATTTTCGGTACAGTATCATCCAGAGGCTTCTCCAGGACCACATGACCCAAATTATTTATTTGATATGTTTATTGAAAATATGAGAAAGAATCGGAAATAA
- a CDS encoding YiiG family protein, which translates to MNYKKIILIGFFSIFLLSCDDTFKEIRRKFSIKKVKNEEMEKYNGYIEIHNNLTNIENEISKYIDVAGEGKEINVQEIGTLESIPVIKIDNTVIQKLGKNINSKFKMEKLDNSSKRLLPILKELKAVTDSMANYYGKKEYLADNFSKGQQLHTNFLKIYKRYKESSNVFKAEVENKTKERVQKILETYKNEGSLIKYNLAILINSCEDFVDKMDNQKLSMTTFIKGDLGKLKKAQQNILTASTNFQKTITNEKQLKKENYTKEKLEIFNNQLAEFEKSVTTFIKEVEKSKSLSKEDIEKKVYTEDMAGTPNDVIKKYNNLVNAYNSLMN; encoded by the coding sequence ATGAACTATAAAAAAATAATATTAATAGGATTTTTCTCAATTTTTTTACTTTCTTGTGATGATACATTTAAGGAAATTAGAAGAAAATTTAGTATAAAAAAAGTGAAAAATGAAGAAATGGAGAAGTACAACGGCTATATTGAAATCCATAATAATTTGACAAATATTGAGAATGAAATTTCAAAATATATTGATGTGGCTGGAGAAGGCAAAGAAATAAATGTTCAGGAAATAGGGACACTGGAAAGCATTCCTGTTATTAAAATTGACAATACTGTTATCCAAAAACTTGGAAAAAATATAAATTCAAAATTTAAGATGGAAAAGCTGGATAATTCTTCCAAAAGATTATTGCCAATTTTAAAAGAATTAAAAGCAGTAACAGATTCTATGGCAAATTACTATGGAAAAAAAGAATATTTGGCAGATAACTTTTCCAAAGGGCAGCAATTACATACAAATTTTTTAAAAATTTACAAAAGATATAAAGAGAGTTCAAATGTTTTTAAAGCGGAAGTGGAAAACAAAACGAAAGAAAGAGTTCAGAAAATATTAGAAACATATAAGAATGAAGGCAGCCTGATAAAATACAATTTGGCAATTCTTATAAATAGTTGTGAAGATTTTGTGGATAAAATGGATAATCAGAAACTTAGTATGACAACATTTATAAAAGGTGATTTGGGAAAATTAAAAAAAGCGCAGCAAAATATTTTAACAGCTTCAACTAACTTTCAAAAGACAATTACAAATGAAAAACAATTGAAAAAGGAAAATTATACAAAAGAAAAATTGGAAATATTTAATAATCAACTTGCAGAATTTGAAAAATCAGTTACAACATTTATTAAAGAAGTTGAAAAAAGTAAGTCATTGAGTAAGGAAGATATTGAGAAGAAAGTTTATACAGAGGATATGGCTGGAACTCCGAACGATGTAATTAAAAAGTATAACAATTTAGTGAATGCCTACAATAGTCTGATGAATTAA
- the carB gene encoding carbamoyl-phosphate synthase large subunit, which produces MPKRKDIETILVIGSGPIIIGQAAEFDYAGTQACLSLREEGYKVILVNSNPATIMTDKEIADKVYIEPLTVEFVSKIIRKERPDALLPTLGGQVGLNLAVELHEAGVLEECGVELLGTKLDSIKQAEDRELFRDLMNELGEPVPESDIIHNLGEARRFVEKIGYPVIVRPAFTMGGTGGGICHNDEELEDIVTNGLRYSPVTQCLLEKSISGYKEIEYEVMRDSNDTAIVVCNMENIDPVGIHTGDSIVVAPSQTLTDREYHMLRDVSLKIIRALKIEGGCNVQLALDPYSFNYYIIEVNPRVSRSSALASKATGYPIAKIAAKIAVGLTLDEIINPVTKNSYACFEPSLDYVVSKIPRFPFDKFEKADRHLGTQMKATGEVMAIGRTYEESLLKAIRSLEYGVHHLGLPNGDEFSLEYILRRIQKAGDERLFFIGEALRLGVTPQEIHDMTKIDMFFLDKMKNIIDIEVELKANVNNPDALLFAKRYGFSDKVIAHRWNTTEDEVYKLREKCNIKPVFKMVDTCAAEFKSETPYFYSTYEQENESVVGDKKKIIVLGSGPIRIGQGVEFDYATVHAVKAIKESGYEAIIVNNNPETVSTDFSISDKLYFEPLTEEDVMAIIELEQPEGVVVQFGGQTAINLAEKLARHGVKILGTALEEIDNAENRDKFEALLHKLNIPQPLGKTAFDTETAVKNAAEIGYPVLVRPSYVLGGRAMEIVYREEELRQYMENAVKVSPDHPVLTDRYLVGKEIEVDAICDGETVVIPGIMEHIERAGVHSGDSIAVYPPQSLTDSQKRTLIDYTTRLAKGLNIIGLLNIQYVISDGEVYVLEVNPRSSRTVPFLSKITGVPMANLAMKGILGETLKSKGYQTGLIEESKHVYTKVPVFSFQKLKDVDTTLGPEMKSTGEVMGSDENLEKSLYKGLISSGIKVKDQGSVLFTISGTAKEEAYGLAKRFSDLGYHIMATKGTARYFEEKGLRVETVGKIEEEGKYEHDVLGLIYKGLVDMVINTAAKKKTATNDGFKIRRAASEQEIACLTSLDTTDALLKVLESISFNVSSI; this is translated from the coding sequence ATGCCTAAACGAAAAGATATAGAAACGATTTTAGTGATTGGGTCTGGACCAATTATTATTGGACAGGCTGCTGAATTTGATTATGCAGGGACACAGGCGTGTTTATCATTGCGTGAAGAAGGATACAAGGTTATCCTTGTAAATTCCAATCCTGCAACTATTATGACAGATAAGGAAATTGCGGATAAAGTATATATTGAACCATTAACTGTTGAATTTGTGTCAAAAATTATAAGAAAAGAACGTCCAGATGCCTTGCTTCCTACTCTTGGAGGACAGGTTGGGCTAAATCTGGCTGTGGAACTGCACGAAGCAGGAGTGCTTGAAGAATGTGGAGTAGAGCTGCTAGGGACTAAGCTTGACTCTATTAAGCAGGCGGAAGATAGGGAACTGTTCAGAGATTTGATGAACGAACTGGGAGAGCCTGTACCTGAATCGGATATTATTCATAATTTGGGAGAGGCACGTAGATTTGTGGAAAAAATTGGATACCCTGTGATTGTCCGTCCTGCCTTTACAATGGGAGGAACTGGTGGAGGAATCTGCCACAATGATGAAGAACTGGAAGACATTGTTACAAATGGACTTAGATATTCGCCAGTAACTCAATGTTTATTAGAAAAATCAATTTCAGGATACAAGGAAATCGAGTATGAAGTAATGCGTGACAGCAATGATACAGCGATTGTTGTCTGCAATATGGAAAATATTGATCCAGTTGGGATTCACACGGGAGATTCGATTGTAGTTGCACCGTCACAAACATTGACAGACAGGGAATACCACATGTTGAGAGATGTTTCGTTGAAAATAATAAGAGCATTGAAAATAGAAGGTGGATGTAACGTTCAGCTGGCATTAGATCCGTATTCGTTCAATTATTATATTATTGAGGTAAATCCGAGGGTGTCACGTTCATCGGCACTCGCTTCAAAAGCGACAGGTTATCCAATTGCAAAAATTGCCGCAAAAATTGCAGTTGGATTGACACTTGATGAAATTATAAATCCTGTTACTAAAAATTCGTATGCGTGCTTTGAGCCGTCACTTGACTATGTTGTAAGTAAAATACCGAGATTTCCGTTTGACAAGTTTGAAAAGGCGGATAGGCATTTAGGTACACAAATGAAGGCAACAGGGGAAGTAATGGCAATTGGAAGAACTTATGAGGAAAGTTTGTTAAAGGCTATTCGTTCGCTTGAGTACGGAGTACATCACTTGGGGCTTCCAAATGGAGATGAATTCAGCTTGGAATACATTTTGAGAAGAATCCAGAAAGCTGGAGATGAAAGATTGTTTTTTATTGGGGAAGCATTAAGACTAGGAGTTACTCCGCAGGAAATACATGATATGACAAAAATTGACATGTTTTTCCTTGATAAAATGAAAAATATTATTGATATTGAAGTCGAATTGAAGGCAAATGTAAATAATCCAGATGCACTGCTGTTTGCCAAAAGATACGGATTTTCAGATAAAGTTATTGCACACCGTTGGAATACGACAGAAGATGAAGTTTATAAACTTCGTGAAAAATGCAATATTAAGCCTGTGTTTAAGATGGTTGATACCTGTGCGGCTGAATTTAAGTCAGAAACACCTTATTTTTATTCAACTTATGAGCAGGAAAATGAAAGTGTTGTGGGGGATAAGAAAAAAATTATTGTTCTTGGATCGGGACCTATTAGAATTGGGCAAGGTGTTGAATTTGACTATGCGACAGTTCACGCTGTGAAGGCGATAAAAGAGTCTGGCTATGAGGCAATTATTGTAAATAACAATCCTGAAACTGTTTCAACGGACTTTTCAATTTCGGATAAACTTTATTTTGAGCCACTTACAGAAGAGGATGTTATGGCGATAATCGAGCTTGAACAGCCAGAAGGCGTTGTTGTTCAGTTTGGCGGACAGACGGCAATTAACTTGGCTGAAAAATTGGCAAGACATGGTGTTAAAATATTGGGAACAGCGCTTGAAGAAATTGATAATGCGGAAAACCGTGATAAATTCGAGGCATTGCTGCATAAATTGAACATTCCTCAGCCACTTGGAAAAACTGCGTTTGATACGGAAACTGCTGTAAAAAATGCGGCTGAAATCGGATACCCTGTTCTAGTGCGTCCATCTTACGTATTAGGTGGAAGAGCAATGGAAATAGTATATCGTGAAGAGGAATTGCGTCAATATATGGAAAATGCTGTAAAAGTATCTCCTGATCATCCTGTGCTTACTGATAGATATTTAGTTGGAAAGGAAATCGAAGTGGATGCAATTTGCGACGGGGAAACGGTTGTGATTCCTGGAATTATGGAGCATATCGAAAGAGCGGGAGTCCATTCTGGAGATTCTATTGCAGTTTACCCTCCACAAAGCCTTACAGATTCACAAAAGCGTACATTAATTGACTATACAACAAGACTTGCAAAAGGATTAAACATTATAGGGCTTTTGAATATTCAGTATGTAATTAGCGATGGAGAAGTTTATGTATTGGAAGTAAATCCTAGAAGTTCAAGGACAGTTCCATTTTTAAGCAAGATTACAGGCGTTCCTATGGCAAATCTTGCTATGAAGGGAATTCTTGGAGAAACGTTGAAAAGTAAAGGATATCAAACTGGATTAATTGAAGAAAGTAAACATGTGTATACAAAAGTTCCTGTGTTCAGTTTCCAGAAATTAAAAGATGTGGATACAACATTAGGGCCTGAAATGAAGTCTACAGGAGAAGTTATGGGAAGTGATGAAAACCTTGAAAAATCACTTTACAAAGGGCTAATTTCATCTGGAATTAAAGTCAAGGATCAAGGAAGCGTATTGTTTACAATTAGTGGAACTGCAAAAGAGGAAGCTTATGGATTGGCTAAGAGATTTTCTGACTTGGGCTATCATATAATGGCTACAAAAGGCACAGCTAGATATTTTGAGGAAAAAGGGCTTCGTGTTGAAACTGTTGGAAAAATTGAAGAAGAAGGAAAATATGAACATGATGTATTAGGACTGATTTACAAAGGACTTGTTGATATGGTAATAAATACAGCGGCTAAAAAGAAAACTGCAACAAATGACGGATTTAAAATTAGACGTGCTGCAAGTGAACAGGAAATCGCCTGTCTTACTTCACTTGATACAACAGATGCTTTACTGAAAGTTCTGGAATCTATTTCGTTTAATGTAAGTTCGATATAA